The following are encoded in a window of Nibricoccus aquaticus genomic DNA:
- the urtB gene encoding urea ABC transporter permease subunit UrtB, whose product MIVPTPFRLSLFALLCALFSVSAAAADTPRQIVAKAILTENSAARREVIGTLVGQGDESVAALFTAWREDALFIHSSADGAKTPVQLTGEKDSAGRQNALRVDDGQLLNGPDGKPLRLSASELTVVQHDRMLRLSMKAVIDLLDLAASSPAKRIQAVQTLGFAQDAEKLPALINRLSLEQDAKVKIALREAIALIQLKSADDAVKLAALKELKDLHTLASTDFIKAAQKEAEAAKKPELAEAARIALGAVENHRTAVNFFGTLFRGLSAGSILLVVALGLAITFGLMRVINMAHGEMIAIGAYTTYIVQNVFGSGLALSPFGLSFTIPGMNTTGLAYESYFLFALPLSFLTAAAVGIALERTVIQFLYRRPLESLLATWGVSLVLQQLLKLIFGSNNVQVSSPSYLSGNWTVFDVVFGWNRVFVIGFAVVIVFGIWMILTKTPLGLLMRAVMQNRGMASCMGVRTERVNMMTFGLGSGLAGLAGAFVSQLGNVGPFLGQNYIVDCFMTVVVGGVGNIAGTVISALGIGMADQSLQQILGNPVLGKICVLIAIILFLQWRPAGLFVTRSRSLDE is encoded by the coding sequence CTGCTTTGCGCGCTTTTCAGCGTGAGCGCGGCAGCCGCCGATACGCCGCGCCAGATTGTCGCCAAGGCCATCCTCACGGAAAATTCCGCCGCCCGCCGCGAAGTCATCGGCACGCTCGTCGGGCAAGGCGATGAATCCGTCGCCGCTTTGTTCACCGCGTGGCGCGAGGATGCTCTCTTTATTCACTCATCTGCCGACGGAGCAAAAACCCCCGTCCAGCTGACAGGCGAAAAAGACTCCGCAGGCCGCCAGAACGCGCTGCGCGTCGATGACGGTCAGCTCTTGAATGGCCCGGACGGCAAACCGCTCCGCCTTAGCGCGAGCGAACTCACCGTCGTGCAGCACGACCGTATGCTCCGCCTCTCGATGAAGGCTGTCATCGATCTCCTCGATCTCGCGGCGTCCAGCCCCGCTAAGCGCATTCAGGCCGTGCAGACTCTCGGCTTCGCACAAGACGCGGAAAAACTCCCCGCGTTGATCAACCGGCTTTCCCTGGAGCAAGACGCCAAAGTTAAAATCGCGCTCCGTGAAGCTATCGCGCTCATCCAGCTCAAGTCCGCTGACGATGCCGTGAAGCTCGCCGCTCTCAAAGAGCTGAAAGACCTGCACACGCTCGCGAGCACCGACTTTATCAAAGCCGCGCAAAAAGAAGCCGAGGCCGCCAAAAAGCCCGAGCTGGCCGAGGCCGCCCGCATCGCACTCGGTGCGGTCGAGAATCACCGCACCGCGGTTAATTTCTTCGGCACGCTCTTCCGCGGCCTGAGCGCAGGCAGTATCCTGCTCGTCGTAGCACTCGGCCTCGCGATCACCTTCGGCCTGATGCGCGTCATCAATATGGCCCACGGCGAAATGATCGCGATCGGTGCGTACACGACCTACATCGTTCAAAACGTTTTCGGTTCCGGCCTGGCGCTGTCACCCTTCGGCCTCTCGTTCACGATCCCCGGCATGAACACGACCGGGCTGGCCTATGAGAGCTATTTTCTTTTCGCGCTTCCGCTTAGCTTCCTGACCGCCGCCGCCGTCGGCATCGCATTGGAGCGCACCGTCATTCAGTTCCTCTATCGTCGGCCACTCGAGAGCTTGCTCGCCACGTGGGGAGTCTCGCTCGTGTTGCAGCAGCTCCTGAAACTCATCTTCGGATCGAATAACGTGCAGGTCTCCAGCCCCAGCTACCTGAGCGGCAACTGGACAGTCTTCGATGTGGTCTTCGGCTGGAACCGCGTGTTCGTGATCGGATTCGCCGTGGTGATCGTATTCGGCATCTGGATGATCCTGACGAAAACTCCGCTGGGTCTTCTCATGCGAGCTGTGATGCAGAATCGCGGCATGGCGTCGTGCATGGGTGTGCGCACCGAGCGGGTGAACATGATGACCTTCGGCCTCGGCAGCGGACTCGCTGGACTGGCCGGAGCGTTTGTCAGCCAGCTCGGAAACGTTGGCCCCTTCCTGGGCCAGAATTACATCGTCGATTGCTTCATGACGGTCGTCGTCGGAGGTGTCGGTAACATCGCAGGCACCGTGATCAGCGCGCTGGGCATCGGCATGGCCGACCAGTCGCTCCAGCAAATTCTGGGTAATCCCGTGCTCGGGAAAATCTGCGTGCTCATCGCCATCATCCTGTTCCTGCAATGGCGACCGGCGGGCCTCTTCGTGACCCGCAGCCGCAGCCTCGACGAATAA
- the urtC gene encoding urea ABC transporter permease subunit UrtC: protein MTSPLSAPITSSKRLKIEIGVVAVIAIFLIVIFPLLNAWGMVSNFHVSLWGKYLCYALLAISVDLLWGYTGLLSLGQALFFSLGGYMMGMHLMLMIGELGKYAEAGKNPNGLPDFMIFLGYTTLPDFWKPFFSFGFSMAMVVLIPGLVAYVFGFLAFRSRIKGVYFSILTQALTYCASLMFFQNNLLMGGNNGFTDFKRILGHTFADPATYRWLYIATAITLVLVYVGCRVLSRTKFGMVQQAIRDGENRVLFSGYAAAHFKLFVFVLAALIASVAGALFVPQAGIINPEEMKPEKSLEAVVWVAVGGRATLAGPIIGAISINALKSWATRAFPDSWLLILGGLFIIVVLFLPGGIVSIPGKISAFYKARFSKKS, encoded by the coding sequence ATGACTTCTCCGCTCTCCGCTCCTATCACCTCTTCCAAACGACTGAAAATCGAGATCGGCGTCGTCGCCGTCATCGCGATTTTCCTGATCGTGATTTTCCCGCTCCTGAATGCGTGGGGCATGGTGAGCAATTTCCATGTCAGCCTTTGGGGAAAATATCTTTGCTACGCTCTGCTCGCAATCTCGGTGGATCTGCTCTGGGGCTACACGGGGCTGCTCAGCCTCGGCCAGGCGCTCTTCTTCAGTCTAGGCGGCTACATGATGGGCATGCACCTCATGCTGATGATCGGAGAACTCGGCAAATATGCGGAGGCGGGGAAAAACCCCAACGGGCTTCCCGATTTCATGATCTTCCTCGGGTACACGACGCTGCCCGATTTCTGGAAACCGTTTTTCTCCTTCGGATTTTCGATGGCGATGGTCGTGTTGATACCCGGACTGGTCGCGTACGTGTTTGGATTCCTCGCGTTTCGCTCCCGCATCAAGGGCGTGTACTTCTCGATCCTCACGCAGGCGCTGACCTACTGCGCGTCGCTCATGTTTTTTCAGAACAACCTGCTCATGGGCGGCAACAACGGGTTCACCGATTTCAAGCGCATCCTCGGTCACACCTTCGCCGATCCCGCGACCTACCGCTGGCTCTACATCGCGACGGCGATCACGCTCGTGCTCGTCTACGTGGGATGCCGCGTGCTGAGCCGCACGAAGTTCGGCATGGTGCAGCAAGCAATCCGCGACGGCGAGAACCGCGTGCTCTTCAGCGGCTACGCGGCCGCGCATTTCAAGCTCTTCGTTTTCGTCCTGGCGGCGTTGATCGCCTCGGTGGCTGGTGCGCTGTTTGTGCCTCAAGCGGGCATCATCAATCCTGAGGAGATGAAGCCCGAGAAATCCCTCGAAGCGGTCGTGTGGGTCGCAGTCGGCGGACGCGCCACGCTGGCGGGCCCGATCATCGGTGCGATCAGCATCAACGCGCTGAAGAGCTGGGCCACCCGCGCGTTTCCCGATTCATGGCTGCTTATCCTCGGCGGCCTTTTCATCATCGTGGTGCTCTTCCTGCCAGGCGGCATCGTGAGCATTCCCGGCAAAATCTCCGCCTTCTACAAAGCGCGCTTCAGCAAAAAATCCTGA
- the urtD gene encoding urea ABC transporter ATP-binding protein UrtD yields MPSPILAVEDVSKTYDGFKAITNLNFYLDQGELRTVIGPNGAGKSTFFDLISGRAKPNPGGKITFGDIDVTQRNEYEINRIGIGRKFQTPSVYSEHTVFDNLVLSLKGPRGVFSSLFKRLNSGDRDRLDDLLKLIRLDDKRSWKAGQLAHGEKQWLEIGMLLASEPKLLLIDEPAAGMTDAETHRTGELLLSLAGKHSLIVVEHDMGFVRQIASNGKVTVLHQGSVLCEGKFDEVQNNQKVREVYLGRGKH; encoded by the coding sequence ATGCCCAGTCCCATTCTCGCAGTCGAAGACGTCTCCAAGACGTACGATGGCTTCAAAGCCATCACCAACCTCAACTTCTACCTCGATCAAGGCGAGCTGCGCACCGTCATCGGCCCCAACGGCGCGGGCAAATCCACCTTCTTCGATCTCATCAGCGGCCGCGCCAAACCGAATCCCGGTGGCAAGATCACGTTTGGCGACATCGACGTGACTCAGCGGAACGAATACGAGATCAACCGCATCGGCATCGGCCGGAAATTCCAGACGCCGAGCGTTTATTCCGAGCACACTGTCTTCGATAATCTCGTCCTCTCGCTCAAGGGACCGCGCGGTGTTTTCTCCTCGTTGTTCAAGCGCCTCAACTCGGGCGACCGCGACCGTCTCGACGACTTGCTCAAGCTCATCCGGCTCGACGATAAGCGTAGTTGGAAAGCCGGACAGCTTGCCCACGGCGAGAAACAATGGCTCGAAATCGGCATGTTGCTCGCCTCCGAGCCGAAGCTGCTGCTCATCGACGAACCCGCCGCCGGCATGACCGATGCCGAGACGCATCGCACGGGCGAACTCCTGCTTTCGCTTGCGGGTAAACACAGCCTGATCGTCGTCGAGCACGACATGGGTTTTGTGCGACAGATTGCCAGCAACGGGAAAGTCACGGTGCTTCACCAGGGTTCCGTCCTGTGCGAAGGAAAATTCGACGAAGTGCAAAACAACCAGAAGGTCCGCGAGGTTTACCTCGGTCGCGGCAAACACTGA
- a CDS encoding ABC transporter ATP-binding protein: MPALLQLSQVETYIGGSRILRGVDLEINAGEVVALMGRNGVGKTTTLKSITGMLSIRSGSILFDGQRLDKMTPDARARAGIGSVPQGRDIFPHLTVEENLHVGLVVHGRKGKEARNALDYVYTLFPVLKEMLSRKGGVLSGGQQQQLAIGRALLTDPKLLILDEPTEGIQPSIIDHIGDTLKKLKKEGIPDDEVAVENAIKTIAKEGRLAILLVEQYVDFCRDVSDRFYAMDRGVVVISGEIATLTDEVVKKHLQV; encoded by the coding sequence ATGCCTGCTCTGCTCCAACTCTCCCAAGTCGAAACCTACATCGGCGGCTCGCGCATCCTTCGCGGCGTTGATCTCGAAATCAACGCAGGCGAAGTCGTCGCGCTCATGGGCCGCAACGGCGTCGGCAAGACGACCACGCTCAAGTCGATCACCGGGATGCTCTCGATTCGCTCGGGCTCGATTCTTTTCGACGGCCAACGGCTCGACAAGATGACGCCCGACGCACGTGCCCGCGCGGGCATCGGCTCGGTGCCGCAAGGCCGCGATATTTTCCCTCACCTCACCGTCGAGGAAAATCTCCACGTCGGCCTCGTCGTCCATGGACGCAAAGGCAAAGAGGCGAGGAACGCGCTCGATTACGTGTACACGCTTTTCCCCGTGCTGAAGGAAATGCTCTCGCGCAAAGGCGGCGTGCTCTCTGGTGGACAACAACAACAGCTGGCCATCGGTCGCGCGTTACTCACAGATCCGAAATTATTGATCCTCGATGAACCGACCGAAGGCATCCAACCCTCGATCATCGATCACATCGGCGACACGTTGAAGAAGCTCAAAAAGGAAGGCATTCCTGACGACGAAGTCGCCGTAGAAAACGCGATCAAGACCATCGCGAAGGAAGGCCGGCTCGCGATCCTGCTCGTGGAGCAATACGTCGATTTTTGCCGCGATGTCTCGGACCGGTTCTATGCGATGGATCGTGGCGTGGTCGTCATTTCCGGTGAGATTGCGACGCTCACCGATGAGGTTGTGAAGAAACATTTGCAGGTCTGA
- a CDS encoding urease subunit gamma yields MHLTPREREKLLVVTAADLARRRQARGLKLNYPETIAIITYEIMEGARDGKSVAELMSYGATLLKREDVMEGIPEMIHDVQVEATFPDGTKLVTVHNPVR; encoded by the coding sequence ATGCATCTCACGCCTCGAGAACGCGAAAAACTCCTCGTTGTCACCGCCGCCGATCTCGCCCGCCGCCGTCAGGCACGCGGCCTGAAGCTCAACTACCCTGAGACGATCGCGATCATCACCTACGAGATCATGGAGGGCGCGCGCGACGGGAAGTCTGTCGCCGAACTCATGAGCTACGGAGCGACGTTGTTGAAGCGCGAAGACGTGATGGAAGGCATTCCCGAGATGATCCACGACGTGCAGGTCGAAGCCACGTTCCCCGACGGCACCAAGCTCGTCACCGTTCATAACCCTGTCCGCTAA
- a CDS encoding urease subunit beta encodes MIPGEIITAADAAKLDANVGLETKTIEVSNIGDRPIQVGSHFHFFETNEALIFDRAASRGCRLNIPAGTAVRFEAGDKKIVELVALAGTREVWGLNAKINGKL; translated from the coding sequence ATGATTCCCGGAGAAATCATCACCGCAGCCGACGCGGCCAAACTCGACGCCAACGTCGGCCTCGAAACGAAAACCATCGAGGTCTCCAACATAGGCGATCGTCCGATTCAGGTCGGCTCGCACTTTCATTTTTTCGAGACCAACGAGGCGTTGATCTTCGATCGCGCGGCATCTCGCGGATGCCGTCTGAATATCCCGGCAGGCACCGCTGTTCGTTTCGAGGCTGGAGACAAAAAAATCGTCGAGCTCGTCGCGCTCGCAGGCACCCGCGAAGTCTGGGGCCTCAACGCTAAGATTAACGGCAAGCTCTGA
- the ureC gene encoding urease subunit alpha — MPLKLSRRQYAEMFGPTVGDRVRLADTDLFVQVERDLIAEGGGYGNEIKFGGGKVIRDGMGQSSTALDAESLDLIITNALIIDPVLGVIKADIGIKHGLIVGIGHGGNPGIQSGIGSVYVDPRTKKKNPMIVGASTEVIAGEGNIITAGGIDTHIHFICPQQIDEAISSGITTMLGGGTGPAHGTFATTCTPGEWNIHRMLEAAESYPMNLGFLGKGNCSTPQPLREQIVAGAIGLKLHEDWGTTPAAINTCLGVADELDVQVAIHTDTLNEAGFVEETLKAFKGRTIHTFHSEGAGGGHAPDIIRVCGEANVLPSSTNPTRPYTVNTIDEHLDMLMVCHHLDSKIPEDVSFAESRIRPETIAAEDRLHDLGAISMMSSDSQAMGRIGEVIIRTWQTAHKMKTQFGTLTSPAHPAADNFRALRYVAKYTINPAIAHGISHIVGSIEVGKLADLVISKTALFGVKPELVLKGGFIAWANMGDPNASIPTPQPTFYRPQFGATLRGIGSTCLTFVSEASLASGRVKELGLKRRLEPVKNCRKVGKRDMLHNDAMPKIEVDPETYTVKADGVHLTCEPAKVLPMAQRYFLF, encoded by the coding sequence ATGCCTCTCAAACTTTCCCGCCGTCAGTATGCCGAGATGTTTGGACCGACCGTGGGCGACCGCGTGCGCCTCGCGGACACAGATCTCTTTGTCCAAGTTGAGCGCGACCTCATCGCCGAGGGTGGCGGCTATGGTAACGAAATTAAATTTGGTGGCGGCAAAGTCATCCGCGACGGCATGGGACAATCGTCCACTGCGCTCGATGCCGAGTCGCTCGATCTGATCATCACCAACGCGCTGATTATCGATCCGGTGCTCGGCGTCATCAAAGCTGACATCGGCATCAAGCACGGGCTCATCGTCGGCATCGGGCACGGCGGCAACCCCGGCATCCAAAGCGGCATCGGTTCTGTTTACGTCGATCCCCGTACGAAGAAGAAAAACCCGATGATTGTCGGCGCGAGCACTGAGGTGATCGCAGGCGAGGGGAACATCATCACCGCGGGCGGCATCGACACTCACATCCACTTCATCTGCCCGCAGCAGATCGACGAAGCGATCAGCTCTGGCATTACGACGATGCTTGGCGGCGGCACCGGTCCCGCGCACGGCACATTCGCCACGACTTGCACGCCCGGCGAGTGGAACATCCATCGCATGTTGGAAGCCGCTGAGTCTTACCCGATGAATCTCGGGTTCCTCGGCAAAGGAAACTGCTCCACGCCGCAGCCGCTCCGCGAGCAGATCGTCGCCGGAGCCATCGGTCTAAAACTCCACGAAGACTGGGGCACGACGCCTGCCGCAATCAACACCTGTCTCGGGGTCGCCGACGAGCTCGATGTTCAGGTCGCGATCCACACCGACACGCTGAACGAAGCGGGTTTCGTTGAGGAAACGCTGAAGGCTTTCAAGGGCCGCACGATTCACACCTTTCACTCGGAAGGTGCGGGCGGTGGTCACGCGCCGGACATCATCCGCGTTTGCGGCGAGGCCAACGTGCTTCCCTCTTCGACGAATCCGACCCGGCCCTACACGGTGAACACGATCGATGAGCATCTCGACATGCTCATGGTCTGCCACCACCTCGACTCGAAGATTCCCGAGGACGTTTCCTTCGCCGAGTCTCGCATCCGTCCCGAGACAATCGCCGCCGAAGATCGCCTCCATGATCTCGGTGCGATCTCGATGATGTCCTCCGACTCGCAGGCGATGGGCCGCATCGGTGAAGTCATCATCCGCACCTGGCAGACGGCGCATAAGATGAAGACGCAGTTCGGCACGCTGACGTCGCCCGCGCATCCGGCTGCCGATAATTTCCGCGCGCTGCGCTACGTCGCGAAGTATACGATCAATCCCGCGATCGCACACGGCATCAGCCACATCGTCGGCTCCATCGAAGTCGGCAAACTTGCTGACCTCGTTATCTCCAAGACCGCACTTTTCGGGGTGAAGCCCGAGCTGGTGCTCAAAGGTGGCTTCATCGCCTGGGCCAACATGGGCGATCCGAACGCTTCGATCCCGACGCCGCAACCGACCTTTTATCGTCCGCAGTTCGGCGCGACGCTTCGCGGCATCGGCAGCACGTGTCTGACATTTGTTTCTGAGGCATCGCTGGCGAGTGGCCGCGTGAAAGAGCTCGGCCTCAAGCGTCGTCTGGAACCGGTGAAAAATTGCCGCAAGGTCGGTAAACGCGACATGCTCCACAACGACGCGATGCCGAAGATCGAAGTCGATCCGGAGACCTACACGGTGAAAGCCGACGGCGTTCATCTCACCTGCGAACCGGCGAAGGTGCTGCCGATGGCGCAGCGGTATTTCTTGTTCTGA
- the queA gene encoding tRNA preQ1(34) S-adenosylmethionine ribosyltransferase-isomerase QueA, translating into MTLPTALFDYDLPAHLIAQTPAARRDASRLLVVDRASRTIAHHHFSDLPQFLRAGDTLFRNNAAVLPARLFAQRPTGGAVECFLTRPEPARGENVWWCLVRPGKKLPGGATFAHENNFTGEVLEKNAEGGALIRFTIPSGESVTALANRLGEVPLPPYITRDESELISKRAHDLERYQTVYANRDRQVAVAAPTAGLHFTPELLTQLSASGVTATDVTLHVGLGTFKPIMTETVEEHAIHRELYELPVATQRALFAPTGRRIAVGTTSVRTLEDFLSRHTSPLTNPFLAEADIFIYPPRTFRGVDALITNFHQPRSTLLCLVSAFLTPGSTDGIAWLKKIYAEAIAREYRFFSYGDAMLIV; encoded by the coding sequence GTGACACTACCGACCGCTCTATTCGACTACGACCTGCCCGCGCATCTGATCGCGCAAACGCCCGCTGCCCGCCGCGATGCTTCGCGCTTACTCGTCGTCGATCGCGCCTCGCGGACCATCGCGCACCACCACTTCAGCGACCTCCCGCAATTTCTGCGCGCTGGAGACACGCTCTTCCGCAACAACGCCGCCGTACTCCCTGCCCGCCTCTTCGCCCAACGTCCCACCGGTGGCGCCGTCGAATGCTTCCTCACCCGCCCCGAACCCGCGCGCGGCGAAAACGTCTGGTGGTGCCTCGTCCGCCCCGGGAAAAAACTCCCGGGCGGCGCGACTTTCGCGCACGAAAACAATTTCACCGGCGAAGTACTCGAAAAAAACGCCGAGGGCGGCGCGCTCATCCGCTTCACGATTCCCTCTGGCGAATCCGTCACTGCGCTCGCCAACCGCCTCGGCGAGGTCCCGCTGCCGCCCTACATCACGCGCGACGAATCCGAACTCATCTCCAAACGCGCTCACGATCTCGAACGCTACCAGACCGTTTACGCCAACCGCGACCGCCAGGTCGCCGTCGCCGCGCCCACCGCCGGCCTCCACTTCACCCCCGAGCTTCTCACTCAACTCTCCGCGAGTGGAGTGACTGCGACCGATGTCACGCTCCACGTCGGCCTCGGTACGTTCAAACCGATCATGACCGAGACCGTCGAAGAGCACGCCATCCACCGCGAACTCTACGAACTTCCCGTCGCCACCCAGCGCGCCCTCTTCGCCCCGACCGGCCGCCGCATCGCCGTCGGCACGACTAGCGTCCGCACGCTCGAAGATTTTCTCAGCCGCCACACTTCGCCACTCACAAATCCATTCCTAGCCGAGGCCGACATCTTCATCTATCCGCCGCGCACGTTCCGTGGAGTCGACGCACTGATCACCAACTTCCATCAACCGCGCTCCACTCTGCTCTGCCTCGTCTCGGCGTTTCTCACGCCCGGTTCGACCGACGGCATCGCCTGGCTGAAAAAGATCTACGCCGAAGCCATTGCCCGCGAGTATCGGTTCTTCAGTTACGGCGACGCGATGCTGATCGTTTGA
- a CDS encoding glycoside hydrolase family 53 protein, with the protein MKIPRIVAACVAAFFSFSLTASLEAALWIKGVDVSSLKKSEDLGGVYSSTAGVPGDALAILKQGGLNAIRLRVWLNPADGYNNRATTLAMAARAKAQGLVVLIDFHYSDRWADPGQQNKPAAWSGHSLEQLKQDVYDATYDLCAALVAQGTPPEYVQVGNEINDGMLWPEGRISTNGNSFANLGELLKRGIAAVRAASPQTAVVLHIARGAEWGVVQWWFDGVQAQGVTWDYTGISYYPYWHGTLSAFQTTINNVASHYGKPVIVCETAYPFTLSVGDSQANNIGLSSQLVSGYDATEEGQRAMMKAIMDIVNAVPNGRGAGIFYWEGTWTPVTGNGWDNTNPASGNSWENQALFDFTGKALGSMSVFAEYPAWQAAAFTALELADPAVSGDEADPDRDGLKNVLEFGFGTNPKSADLSASAASLPAPVVKAVDGGRYLTVSFRRPVPAVGLSYVVFTADSPAGPWTADAVQSGVAVANGDVTETVVFRDALPSDEPGRVRRFMKVEVTRSP; encoded by the coding sequence ATGAAGATTCCCCGCATTGTGGCGGCCTGTGTGGCTGCGTTTTTCTCATTCTCACTGACGGCGTCGCTTGAAGCGGCGCTTTGGATCAAAGGCGTTGATGTCTCGTCGTTGAAGAAGAGCGAGGATCTGGGCGGGGTTTATTCGTCCACGGCGGGCGTGCCGGGCGATGCGCTGGCGATTCTCAAACAGGGCGGGTTGAATGCGATCCGGCTGCGCGTGTGGCTGAATCCGGCGGACGGGTACAACAACAGGGCGACGACGCTGGCGATGGCGGCGCGGGCGAAGGCGCAGGGGCTGGTGGTGTTGATCGACTTTCACTATTCGGACCGCTGGGCGGATCCGGGGCAGCAGAACAAACCGGCGGCGTGGAGCGGGCATTCGTTGGAGCAGCTCAAGCAGGACGTCTATGACGCGACGTACGATCTTTGCGCGGCACTCGTGGCGCAGGGAACGCCGCCGGAGTACGTGCAGGTCGGCAATGAGATCAACGACGGGATGCTCTGGCCGGAGGGACGGATTTCGACGAATGGGAACAGCTTCGCGAATCTGGGGGAGTTGTTGAAGCGGGGGATTGCTGCGGTGCGCGCGGCGTCGCCCCAGACGGCGGTGGTGCTGCACATCGCGCGCGGCGCGGAGTGGGGCGTGGTGCAGTGGTGGTTCGACGGCGTGCAGGCGCAGGGCGTGACGTGGGATTATACGGGCATCTCGTATTACCCGTACTGGCACGGGACGCTCAGCGCGTTTCAGACGACGATCAATAATGTGGCGAGCCATTATGGGAAGCCGGTGATCGTGTGCGAGACGGCCTACCCGTTCACGCTGTCGGTCGGCGACAGCCAGGCGAACAACATCGGGCTGAGCTCGCAGTTGGTTTCCGGGTACGACGCGACGGAGGAGGGGCAGCGGGCGATGATGAAAGCGATCATGGACATCGTGAACGCGGTGCCCAACGGGCGCGGCGCGGGGATCTTTTATTGGGAAGGGACGTGGACTCCCGTTACCGGAAATGGTTGGGACAACACGAATCCGGCGAGTGGAAATAGCTGGGAGAATCAGGCGTTGTTCGACTTCACGGGGAAGGCGCTCGGCTCGATGTCGGTGTTTGCCGAATACCCGGCGTGGCAGGCGGCGGCATTTACGGCGTTGGAGCTGGCGGACCCGGCGGTTAGCGGTGATGAGGCGGACCCTGATCGGGACGGGCTCAAGAACGTGCTGGAGTTTGGCTTTGGGACGAATCCGAAGTCGGCGGATTTGTCGGCATCGGCCGCATCGTTGCCTGCGCCGGTCGTGAAAGCGGTGGATGGCGGACGTTATCTGACGGTTTCGTTTCGCCGGCCGGTGCCGGCGGTGGGGCTGAGTTATGTGGTGTTCACGGCGGATTCCCCGGCGGGGCCGTGGACGGCGGATGCGGTGCAGTCGGGCGTGGCGGTGGCGAATGGCGACGTGACGGAGACGGTGGTGTTTCGCGACGCGTTGCCGTCGGACGAGCCGGGGCGCGTGCGGCGGTTTATGAAGGTGGAGGTGACGCGTTCGCCGTGA
- a CDS encoding LON peptidase substrate-binding domain-containing protein, with translation MEMEIVLPGQISVMTLPNVAFFPQALMPLHIFEPRYRQMLKESLATHRLFAVAGIDPKRAEDATQFEPAHRIATVGIVRACQKADNGTSNLLLQGLARIEFTAILREEPYRIARIRALTSEPGAADPENSRLRTDLAKLIITKQRLGGKVPADFAKFLKTIEDPETFVDLAAFSLCENASMKQQLLETLDVHRRLQLFTDQLRVEIETIKLRRKLQGRLTDDHIGDN, from the coding sequence ATGGAAATGGAAATCGTGCTGCCAGGTCAGATCTCGGTGATGACCCTGCCTAACGTCGCGTTTTTTCCCCAAGCCCTGATGCCGCTGCACATCTTCGAGCCGCGCTACCGCCAGATGCTCAAAGAATCTCTAGCCACGCACCGCCTCTTCGCCGTCGCCGGGATCGACCCCAAGCGCGCCGAAGACGCCACGCAGTTCGAGCCCGCCCACCGAATCGCCACCGTCGGCATCGTCCGCGCCTGTCAGAAAGCCGATAACGGCACCTCCAATCTCCTCCTCCAAGGCCTCGCCCGCATCGAGTTCACCGCAATCCTCCGCGAAGAACCTTATCGCATCGCCCGCATCCGCGCCCTCACCAGCGAGCCCGGCGCCGCCGATCCCGAAAACAGCCGCCTCCGCACCGACCTCGCGAAACTCATCATCACCAAACAACGCCTCGGCGGCAAAGTCCCGGCCGACTTCGCGAAATTCCTCAAAACCATCGAGGACCCCGAGACTTTCGTCGACCTGGCCGCCTTCAGTCTCTGCGAAAACGCTTCGATGAAACAGCAGCTCCTCGAAACCCTCGATGTGCATCGCCGCCTGCAGCTGTTCACCGACCAGCTCCGCGTCGAAATCGAAACGATCAAACTGCGCCGCAAACTCCAAGGCCGGCTCACCGACGACCACATCGGCGACAACTAA